From the Brachyspira intermedia PWS/A genome, the window CAATAAATTATGAAAAAGTTATTCGTAGTATTAACTTCCATTTTTATCGCTGCATCTGCTTACGGTTTAACAAACTCAACTTTGATTGATTTTGCTTTAACAGGTAATGCTGATAACTTACAAGCTGGAGAAGGTGATACAAATGAAGTAGTTCCAGTTGCAGAAAATCTTTATAATGATAACTGGGTAGTATGGTTGAATGAATCTGCTAGATTAACAGAGAATCGCAGAAATTCTTATGTTACTAACGTAGACAGTAAAGGTAACAATGGTGCTTGGGAAGCAGGAAAAGTTCTTGGTATAAGAGTACATTTCCCATTAGCAGCTTGGAACAGTTATGCTTTAGTAAAACCAGTATTTGAACTTGAAATGTATGGCGGTGCTGATGGCACTAAATATACAGAAGGTAAAGGTGTTATACATAACGTTGGCGAAATTAAATCTATTAGTTCTTGGGTTTATGGCCGCAACTATTTAGTTAGCTACTTTGTAAACTTACAAAATGAATTTGGCGCTTTAAAATCTTATCCAATGGGTACTGTTTACTTCAATGGTTGGAGACAAGTAAGATGGGAAAATAGAGAATACTTACCTAATGTTCGCGATAGAGTATTAGTAA encodes:
- a CDS encoding flagellar filament outer layer protein FlaA, which encodes MKKLFVVLTSIFIAASAYGLTNSTLIDFALTGNADNLQAGEGDTNEVVPVAENLYNDNWVVWLNESARLTENRRNSYVTNVDSKGNNGAWEAGKVLGIRVHFPLAAWNSYALVKPVFELEMYGGADGTKYTEGKGVIHNVGEIKSISSWVYGRNYLVSYFVNLQNEFGALKSYPMGTVYFNGWRQVRWENREYLPNVRDRVLVREPLYPRMIPSVKLDSLGFYRTKDTKGGDFITYVKDVTIEYDVVVVDFEEDIDDEATWQLLKTENDRKQAIEAARIREQAELRDLEQRRIGDGAAADQGTTTDTGAADTGAAQEQAQ